The sequence TTTCAATTGATTTTCACCGATCTTCAAAAAAACAATATTTTAAAAAAGGATATTCCTGATTTTATCATCAATAGTCTTACCGAGCAGATTTTTATCCTAGCAGACAACTGGCTTACTCATAACAGACTGATCTCAAAACTGAATAAAGCAGCGGCTATTAAGTCTTATACTCTTTTACTAATGAATCTCTTCTACCCTTTACTCAATAAAGAACAACAAAAAATTTATGAAAAACAGTACATCCAATAATCCAATCACCATCAGAAAATCAAACCAGGAAGATCTTTCTGAGATGCTGCTGCTTTTTAAGGATACTATTACAGCTGTTTGCAAAGAAGATTACAATACAGATCAGCTGGAAGCCTGGAAATCCGGATCAGAGAATACAAAAAGATGGCTGAACGTAATGAAAGAACAATATATCTTAATTGCGGAGTCTGAAAATAAAATGGTTGGTTTCTGTACCCTTGACCAGGGAAATTATATCGATTTGTTATTTGTTCATAAAGATTATCAGCATCAGGGAATTGCTTCCCAGCTCTATCACCTCATCGAGGAAAAGGCTTTACAACAGGATCAAAAATTACTGACTGCTGAAGTCAGCAAAACGGCAAAACCTTTTTTTGAAAGGGTGAATTTTAAGGTCATTCTGGAACAAACAGTGCGTGTAAAAGGGATTGATCTCATCAATTATAAAATGGAAAAATACTTATAACATGATAAAAAACATATAAGCGTATTTTTAAGAATTTGTGGCACAAAATTAGCTTAAGAAATGGCAAGTAAAATTGTTTTGAACCATTATTTTAGACCATTAAGATACGTAAATGGTTAAGTTTTTTCTTTAAAAAACAAATCTTGTTATAACCACTACACTACATCTTAATGGTTTAAATATTGGAACTTCAGGAGAAATCCTATACATTTACAATATCAATGAAACACTTAAACAGCATATTGCGTCTTCCATTCTTCAGTGAATATTACACTCCGGGCTATCGTTCGGGAAGATCTTCTATATCTGTATTCTAAATTAAATAATTTAATTAACATATAGAGCCCGGACAGTATTGTCCGGGCTTTTTCATTTAAAACTATTCAACATGATTAATACATTACAAGAAAATGTCTCTATTATCCTGCCTGAAAACGGATTGGAAGAGAAATTAAAACAAGCTAAAGAAGAAAATCGAAAACTTTCTATCAAATTAGGGTTTGATCCTACTGCTCCTGATTTACATCTGGGACACGCCGTTGTTCTTAAAAAACTGAAGCAGTTTCAGGACCTGGGACACCAAGTTATTATTGTAGTGGGAAGTTTTACTGCAAGAATTGGTGATCCTACCGGAAAGAACAAAGCAAGAAAACCATTAAGTACTGAGGATGTCCAGCATAATGCACTGACTTATATCAATCAGCTCTCGAAGATTATTGATGTTGAAAAAACAAAGATTGTCTTCAATTCTGACTGGCTTGACCCATTAAATCTTTCAGAAGTTATCCAACTGCTATCAAAAGTTACGGTTGCACAGCTGATGCACAGAAATGATTTTAATAAAAGGTTTACAGAAAACACTCCTATTGCTATGCATGAGCTAGTATACCCTATTCTCCAGGGTTTCGATTCTATAAAAATTGAATGTGATATCGAAATGGGCGGAACCGATCAGCTTTTCAACTGCACGATGGGAAGACAACTACAGGAGGTTCATCAGATGCCGGCACAGATTGTAATGTGCATGCCACTACTGAAAGGCCTTGACGGAAAGGAAAAAATGAGCAAGTCTTTGAACAATATTATCGGATTAACTGATGAACCGAATGAAATGTTTGGAAAAACAATGTCTATTCCGGATGCTTTAATTGATGAATTCATCGACCTTACTACTGATTTTTCAATGGAAGAGAAAGAGAGCTTAAAATCAAAAATAGAAAACGGTGAAAATCCTATGAATATTAAAAAACTCGTGGCTAAAAATATTATCCGTCAATACCATAATGAGGAAGCTGCTGAAAATGCAGAACTGTTCTTCAATAACCAATTTCAGAATAAGAATTTTGAAGAAAAAAATTTTGATCCTGTTTCTATCAGCACACTGAATCATGTTCAGCATAAAACAACTATTCTTGAACTTTGTCATCAGTTAATAAAAGACCTTAGCAAATCTGCAGTTCGAAGACTTATCGAAAGTGGCGGTGTTCAGATTAATTCTGTTAAAATTATAAATCCGGATGAGGAAATAGTGTTGACAAAAGAGGTCAAAATAAAGATCGGTAGAAGAAGCTTTTTTGAACTGGTTTAAAATAGGGACTGAATTCCGGAAGTATAAAGAACTCTAAATTCAATAATTACTTCCGGAATTTCTCATCTACTAGGATCATCTTTCTACTTTCAAGTCCAATTAAATCAATATCTTCGCCTCCAGAAACAAAAAATAATGACGCAGGCTGAAATCCTTACCCTGATTGATGAAGAGCTGTTCACAGATCATATTAAAACTGAACTCAATGAACAAAAAATTGTATGGACGGATCATTCAGGCACAGAAAATTCAATATCTCCACATCAGACCGCTATCAATAATAACGGAATTATTGCGTGGTGGCAATGTAATGAAACAGGAAAAGAAGAAGTTCGCATCAGACTGGAAGAAAAGAAAATAATAACCTGGAAGCCACTTATCAATACTTTAGGGCAACCTACTTTCCGGGATGGACTTTTATATTTTCATGAAAATTATCTGATTATTAAGTACAAAGACACTCATTATCAGAGATTGTTTATTTTTAATATCAAAACGTTGAAGGATGAGGAAATTCTTATTAATGCTCTTACCATCCAGTTAAAAATAATAGGAAATGAGCTATTTTTAGGAGGCCTTTATCCTGATGAAGAATGTATAAAAATTACTATGTACCCAGATCGTTTTGAAAAAGAGCATATTAATGAGGCTTATCTTCAGCAAAGAAGTATTACATTTGATTAAACTTTAAAATCAAGTTCAGGAAATATTGTTAAAGATAGGTGCTTATTAATTTTCCGGTCAATAGGGAAAATATGGCCTGAAATTCGAATTCAAAAAACTATGAAAACTCCACTTACTTATCAAAAAGCTACAGAAAAAGATATTGATTACCTTCTTGATCTGAGAACGAAGACCATGGTTCCGCACTATGCAGAGTCTAATCTTCCTACAGACCAGGAAACAACACTTCAACGGATCCTCTATCAGTTTGACAAGGCCTCTATTATTTTTCTGGACCATAATCCTATTGGGCTTCTGAAAATAGATCGAGCAGATACCAATATCGATATATTACAGCTTCAGATTGATCCCAGCCAACAAGGCAAAGGATTAGGAAGAATGATCCTGGCTGATATTTTAGAAGAAGCTTCTGAAACAGGAAAAACGGCTTCTTTAAGTGTTTTAAAAACCAATAAGGCTCAGCATCTATATTCGAGTTTAGGTTTCAAAATCGTAAACGAAGATGAGCATTCTTACTTCATGAAGTTCTCTCCTTTTTAACACAAATACGTTACACTAATAATCTTATGCAGAAAGCTTTTAACTTAAAGTTTTTTAAGTGTTAAAAGAGCTTTTGTTACTTTTGTGATTGATTTTATTTTCCCACAGATACGGATTTTCACAGATAATTGTACAAAAAATCTGTAGAAATATTTTACTCTCGTTGATTGAGCAGATGATTGTGTAAAAATCTGCGAGAGTATAAAAAATAGAGGTTTGGGCTAAAGCCATTGGAGTTGGATAAAATATAAAAAAGCGGGCTAAAGCCCACTTCTATTGAATTTAAATACTTCCATTTTATTGTTGAGGTTATACTTAATGCTTCATTCTCCTCGCTTTCTGCCTAATTGAACTACTGATTTGCCATTGTTACATAGATTAATCTTCCTCCATCTTCTGCAGATAACAATATTTTTTTACCGTCAGTCAGTTCAACCATAGATCCTTGTGGAATTTCTTTCTGTTCTGTAATATCTTTCATCCCTGATAAACTTTGATTGATCAATACCCACTTTCCCTGATGAAATGTAAAATATCCTACAGGTATCTTATCCTGCATAGTTAGGTTTTCATTTCTAATCACCTTTCTTGAAACATGCCATTTGAACAAATATTGATTATGGTATACCATTAATCGATGGTTTTCAGGCTTCCATATCTCATCCTCAAACCTAAAATACAGATCCAGAACCGGAAGAGTTCCTTTATGTGGAGTTCCGCAGAAAGGGCATTTCGGATTGCTGGTATTATCAAAGACATACCATTTTTCGGTGCAATCAGAATTCTGGCAAGGCTGTATCAAATCAACAGTTTTCAGCAAAGCAGTCTCCCATTCGTTAGCAGTAGGCCTCCTGATCGGATCATGCAATCCCTCTATAAAAGCCTTTCTGAATAATTCCGCAATGTAAGGACCTGTTATTGTATAAGGAATCTGTTGGGGGTTGCCCCAGAAGGCATCCCATTTTCTAAGATGGTCGGCTCTTACATTATTAGAAGGATCATTAGGGTGCTCTATAAACAGTGCCTTTTCGCCCATAGATATGAGCTCATCCTTTTCAGAATCCAGATCCCAGATCTTTCCGCCTCGAAGAGGATGTCTTCTTAACAGATACATGTAAATCAAAACTGCAAGGGCATGCAAATCGGTTTTTTGATTAGGCAGATGTCTTCCCGGATCCTGAAGTCCCAAATGTTGGGTCTTTAAAACTTCAGGAGCTATAAAATCTGCCGTTCCTATGACTTCCGGTGGAAATAATTTGGGGACAACAAGACCATCAATATCAATAATACAGGCTGATTTGGTTACCGGATCTACTAAAATATTGTTATAAGACAAATCTGAATGAGCTAATCCCATCTGATGAAGCTTCTTTACTCCTCGGCTGATATTAATGGCAATCTGAAAATAGCTTAACCAATCTCCCAATTCAGACTGATCTAACCTCAATGGATATTGTAGGTTTCTAAACATAGGTGCCGTAAACCACTTTCCTACTTTATCTTCCCCCTGGATATTATCTGACCCTACATAGCCTTTAGCAAAATAGAATTTATGATGGTAAACAGGAACAATAATTCCTGTCAGTCTGCCTTTCTCTACAATATCATAGGGCCATCTAAATATTTCATTTAAGAAGTATTCTGGAGAATTGCCATTCTCAATATTTTGAAGATAGGTAGAAACAATTCTCATAATCCTATCCTTCTGTCCTTCATCCAGCGGTTTTCTGTAAAAAGCAATTACATAATCCCGATCCGGCGAAAAATAAACATCTTTTACTCCTCCCTGAATGGGTTTTTCATCTACATATTCATAGGATTTGGCTGCATTCAGAACAGAAACAACCTTAATGGTATTTTTCATATTGAATTAATAAATTATAGCCAGTGTGCGGTCGTCATGGTTTCCTCTGCTCCAGAAATCAGTCCAATGTAAAAGCTGTTGAGCAACCTTAGCATCATTGATAAAGTCTACTTGAGCGAGATCATCATTACCTCCATTGAGATCGTTAAAAAATGTTTTCCAACATTCTGTATCTTCCAGTTTATTCTCAGTAAGGAATTTCGGATCATAAATACCGTCTGTCATGAGCACCAGATATGAAAAATCTTCAACACAAGTTATCCTGAAACGGGAAATAATATGATCACTGAAAATTTCCTTCATGGTCATAAAGCGGGTACCACCACTGAATTCTCCCACATCCATGGTATTCAGAAGTTCTACCTCAGAAAAATCCGTATTGATGAGGTTGATTGGGCAGTCTCCTACTCCGAAACTCAGGATAACATATCCAAAACTGAACTTTTTAACCAAAGCAAAAATAAGAGTAGCATGAAGATCATTAATGGAGAGGTTATTTTTTGCAGCGGTTTTTTCCAATGTGTTATGAACATATAAAACCCCTTTATACAGAAGTCTTATCACATTTTCTTTCGCTTCATCCAGCTCTTTTTGCAAATTTCCTGAGGTATAAATGATATTGATGTTATTTTCAATTTCACTTAAAACATCCGGATCACTTAAAAACTGATTGATAGAAACTGTTGCCAGCCTTGAACCTTCCCGTGCCATTACAGAGGAACCGGCACCATCAGAGACGGAAACAACATTCCACTCTGAAGCAAGCTCAGTTACTGCAAAATCATCTTCCCTGAATTTTCCTTCGTGAGCATGAGAACGGCCCCTTTTAGAAGCTACAACAATTTTTTTGTCAGAGAATGTTCCCTGAAATGAAACCTCATCTTCTTTATAAAAATCGGAATTTCTATCACTTGGAATACTCTTCCATAAATCTTTGGGATCAACATTAACCAATAGCTGAACTCTCTTAATCTCAGTATTCTCTTTATCCTCGATATGGAAAAATTCAATATCCAGATGATAAAGATTATGGGTCATCGGAATTCCGGAAATGCTGTTATTTTCAAACTTAAGACCGGTTTCTTCTAAGTTGTTGATAGTTTTAATCCTGATATTTGGAAAATCAGACATTCCAAAGCTGAATTCATAGAACTTCCCTGAATGAGCATGTTGTAATACCCAGTGAACTTCTTTAAACTCTTCTTTTTCTTTATAAATTTCCCCTTTTTCCATAGGCTTTTTCCCAATTCCAAAATAAAATGAAGGTATTTTCATAGCTCATATGATTTAGCCTAACGTTCTGTTGATATCAAATCCTCCCCCGGAATATCCGTAATAATCTGAAGTTCCACACCAAGGACATTTATTATATCCTTCTCCTTGCAGGCAATGAATTCCACCGCAAGAGCAAGTTGCAAGTGCAATAGGATTCGCACATTGCGGACATGAAGTTCCGCCTTGAAGCTCTTCTATTGAAATTTTCAGATGACTCCTTTGTGCAGAAGACAGCCTGTAATAGGATTTTTCATCAATTTTATAAGCTCCTTCCAATTTATAATATCTAGTAGACATCCCCGGAATACTTGATTCCCCGAATGTTTTTTTGAATTTCATTAGATAGAGTTTATCCGTTTCCGAACATTTACCATTCAGAACCACAAAATTATTATCCGGAAAACGTTGCTCCATCTGTGGATCTATCTTTTCAAGAATAACAGAATCAATTTTGGAAAGATTGATCCCTTCTTTTTTTGCTTCAGTAACACTTTGACTGGTTGTTTTAATAGAATCTGTTACCCATTTGAAGAACTCTTTATAAGAGTTTTCATCTGTATTATTGAAGAGTAAAACGTTATCCGCCAATGAGCCTAAAAGCCTATAATTGGTATTTTCCCCTATAGAAACGGCAATGGTATTAGCCTTTCCATTATACTTGGTATTCCATCTTTCGATCGCTTTAGTCGAATCATCCGTTGGAATACCGTCTGTAAACAGGAAAACAATAGGCTTCCAATCTCCCTTTCTATCATATGTAGTTTTCACAATATCCTGGTCTATGCAGTCCATAATTTTAATCAACCCCTGAGACAATGAGGTTCCGCTTCCAATCGGAATTTTTGGTGGATAAAAACTAATAATATCCTGCAGCGGGGTAATCACTTCAGCTTCACCTGCAAAACCCACCACGGAAATGTAAACAGTTTCCAGTGAATACGGATCTTTCTTCAGTTCTCTGACGATATTGGAAATTCCTTCCTGTACCTGCTCAATTGGGTCTCCTACCATTGATTCGGAGACATCAATTAAAAAATAAATGGGTAGCCTTCTCATACCTGTAAAGACATTTTTAAATAATAATAGTAAGCTCCGATGGTGGCGGAGGCAATGTTACGTGATCTGCTGTATTTTGTGAATGCCCACCTTGTGTAATAGAAGAGCTCACCCATCTGAAAAAGGAAGAGAGGGTAATGGCATCTGTAGTATCAAGCTTTACGACATGATCTGTAAGTTCCTTAAGAAACTGCTCATCAGCTTTGGGACCTGCTGCACAACCTACAATACCGCCAAACTCAAGACCTCTAAGTACAGGAATCATTTGTCTGTATTTCTGTATATCGGAAGGTTTTCCATCGGTAAATATAAAAAGTAACGGCTGCCAGTCCCCTTTTTCATCAGCAGATCCTTTTACAACATCTTTCTGAACAAGTTCAGCTACCATTTCTAGCGCTGCTCCCGTATGGGTGGGGCCACTATCCGGACAGGTAATCTCCATGGGATAAAAATTGGCAAGAGCAGTTAACGGAATAATATTTTTAACCTCTCTATCAAAGGTTATGACACTTAAATGAAGGCTTTCCATCGCTTGCGGATCTGTACGAAGCATGCTGATGAGTCCATTGAAGCCGTTGTTCAGCGCCTGGATGGGTTCCCCATTCATAGAACCGGAAGTATCCAGTAAAAAATAGGCTAATAATCTTCTGTTCATAAGGCGGTTATTAATTCTGAAGCCGGCGGAGGAAGTCGAAGACTTCCCAGCCGGCTTTTATATTGAATAGAAATTTACAATCTAGTTTGAATACGAATACTGCTGTCTTAGAATATCGATAAAGTTATCCGTATTATAAGGTTCTCCCACTGCACGGAACTTCCAGTCACCATTATGACGGTAAGCCTCAGCAAAAACCATTGCACACATTCCGTTCATACTTGAATCTCCGGAAAGGCTGTATTTCGTAATTTCTTTACCTGTAGCATCCACCGCACGGATAAATGCATTTTCAATCATCCCAAAGTGTTGATTATTGGTTCTTCCCTGGTAAATGGTAACCAAAAACACAATTTTCTGGTAACTTTGATCTAACTGATCCAATTTTACAATGATCTGCTCATCATCCCCATCTCCGGCACCGGTTCTGTTATCTCCTGTAAGCCACACATTTCCACTTGGATGTTGCATTGAATTAAAGAAAATAACATCTCCCTGGTACAGCCCCATCTGTCTTCCATCATTGGTCTGAACCGTTCTTCCTAAATTGGCCACCTTTCCGTTACCATCCAAAAGAAACGCTACTGCATCAAGATCATATTCGGCTTCCTTATTAAAAATTTTGCCAAAGAAACCACCTTGCTTCCTTACATCCCAACCTAAACCAATCGTTACTTTTGAAAGGTCATAAACACTTTCTCCACGGTCATTTTTTCTTAAATCAATCGTTTGACCTTTCTGTAAATTAATTGCCATAGCTATTATTTTGTGTATTTAATGTTTATTTGATGATTTGTCCTTTATAATATTTTTCAAGGAAGAAGCCAAGATCAGCTCTGTATCCTATTCCTGAAGCTTCAAATTTCCAGCTTCCGTTTCTTTTATAGAGTCTTCCAAATTCTACTCCTGTTTCAATGGAAAAGTCTTCATCCAGCTCATATTTTGCAATCTCCTGATGAGTACTGTTATCTACTACTCTGATATAAGAATTTCTTACCTGCCCGAAGTTCTGTTTTCTTCTTTCAAAGTCTTCAATCGTTACCACAAAAAGAATTTCCTCAACTCTTGAGTCTACTTTATCAAGATCAATAATGATTGCCTCATCATCATCCCCGTCACTGTTCTTTCCACTTGGATCATCTCCGGTATGGGTAAGAGCTCCATCCGGTGAATTTAAATTATTATAAAAAACAAAATATTCCTCGCTTACTAATTTTCTGTCAGAATCAATCATAATTGCTGAAGCATCAAGGTCGAAGTCATAGCCTGTCCCTTCATTAGGATCCCAACCAAGCCCTATCGTCATTTTAGTCAGTCCGATCTCGATCTTTTGTCCTTTCTGTAGATTAATTGCCATAGTATTTTATGTTATGAATTATTTTTTCCATTAAGATAGATTTGATTTACGAACTGACCAAATTTATTTGCTAAAAATAATGGATATAAGACAAGTAAGTCTAATTTCTCCCTTGAAATAAAAGACAATAAAAAAGGTCCAATTAAAAAACTGAACCTTATATCATATAATTGTTGAATTAATTATTTAAAAACTTTTTCTGAAGCAGCTTCATTTCTTGCTTTAGCTAACATAGGAATAGAAATAAGTCCCATCACCAATACAATCACAATTTGAAGGGGCAAAGAAATAAAAGAATAAATAAGTCCTATCTCACCTCCAAAATCAGCACTTTTTCCCATCGAAATAAAAAGGGCCATAAAACCATACTTCATCGCCAGATTATAAGCGCCAATTCCACCACTAGCAGGAATAATCATTCCCATTGTCCCTACAACTATAATAAAGAAACCATCCGCTAAAGTAAACCCTGACGTTTCAGGAAGTGCAAAACATACAAAATAGGCAGCAAAATAATAGGAAACCCATAAACCGAGAGTATATAATATAAACTTCTTTTTTTGTTTTAGCTTAAAAATGGAGGTTAGCCCTTGAAGAATTCCTTTTCCAAAATTGATAAGTTGGTCTTTTTTATATTTATAAAGAAGTCCTAGACCTAATAGAATTAATACTCCTACAGCAATTTTAATACACAAATAAAAAGAATCAAAATCACTTATACCCAACTTCATCATCTGCCTTTCAAAAAAATTGGGAACAAATACATCTTTCTCCTTTTTCTTATCCATCACAAAATGATAAAAAGAAAGGATCGCATTAAATTTAAAAATTATTGTTAGCAATAAAAAACAAAACAAACAAACCAAATCTACCACTCTTTCTAAAATGATAGTTCCAAAAGACTTATCTACAGGTACTTTTTCTACTCCATATAAAGCAGTGGCTCTTGCCAGCTCTCCACTTCTCGGAATTGTAAGGTTCATAAGGTATCCAAATGAAGTAGTCCAGAGTGAATTAGAATTCGAAATACGATAACCCATTGGCTCCAATAGTAAATTCCAACGAACAGCTCTGAACCAATAACCTAAAAGACCAAATACAGAAGCAAATAATACCCAAAGATAATTAGCTTTAGCCAATGACTGCTGAATCACTTTAAAATCGAGCCCCCGTAATGCAAGCCATAAAAAAAAGCCTGCAAAAGCAAGCGATATCACTATTGTAAGTATTGATTTTAAAGGATTTTTTGATGTTTTCTCCATGAATTACGTAAGCAGGTTTGTTTTTTCATCCGGGAAAACGATCTTCGGCTGGAAGTCTTTAGCTTCTTCAGGAGTCATCTGGGCATAAGCAATAATGATGATGATATCATCCTTCTGTACCTTTCTTGCCGCAGGCCCGTTAAGACATACCTCTCCGGATTTTCTTTTCCCTTTGATAACATATGTATCAAAACGTTCTCCGTTGTTCACATTGACGATATAGACCCTTTCTCCCACTACCAAACCGGCAGCTTCTATAAGATCTTCATCTATCGTTATACTTCCTATATAATTAAGGTCTGAGGCTGTAACTCTTACCCTATGGATTTTGGATTTAAAAACTTCTATTAACATGCTGCAAATTTATTAATAAAAATTAATAAAACAGACCTTCACTACCATTAAAAAACTCCCATAAACAATGGGGTTTAATTTTATAAAACACAAAAAAAGAGACCATTACTTATATTATTAACAATTATATTCTTAAAAACATCAATACTTTATACACAATTTAGGATTTAATAAATACAGGAAATAATATTAACTTTTTGCTAAAGTCAATAAGCATAAGCATTTGGCATGATTTTAGTAACCCGTAACGTAGATTTTTCGTTAAAATACGAATTATCATATTTTAACTATTTTCACTGAAAAGTAAAAAATTTGCATAAGTTTTTATAAAAAAATTGCACAATTAGAAAATAGTATTATATTTGCTATAATTACGAACTAACTTTAATATTAAAAATTATGAACAAGTCTGAATTAATCGACGCAATCGCAAAAGATGCAGGTATCACTAAAGTTGCAGCAAAGGCTGCTTTAGAATCTTTCATTGGTAACGTAACTTCTACTTTAAAGAAAAAAGACGGAAAAGTTTCTTTAGTAGGTTTCGGTACTTTCTCAGTAGCTGAGAGAGCAGCTAGACAAGGGATTAACCCTGCAACT is a genomic window of Chryseobacterium nakagawai containing:
- a CDS encoding HU family DNA-binding protein, whose amino-acid sequence is MNKSELIDAIAKDAGITKVAAKAALESFIGNVTSTLKKKDGKVSLVGFGTFSVAERAARQGINPATKKPIKIAAKKVAKFKAGADLSNAVSGAKKK
- a CDS encoding GNAT family N-acetyltransferase — protein: MKNSTSNNPITIRKSNQEDLSEMLLLFKDTITAVCKEDYNTDQLEAWKSGSENTKRWLNVMKEQYILIAESENKMVGFCTLDQGNYIDLLFVHKDYQHQGIASQLYHLIEEKALQQDQKLLTAEVSKTAKPFFERVNFKVILEQTVRVKGIDLINYKMEKYL
- a CDS encoding GNAT family N-acetyltransferase gives rise to the protein MKTPLTYQKATEKDIDYLLDLRTKTMVPHYAESNLPTDQETTLQRILYQFDKASIIFLDHNPIGLLKIDRADTNIDILQLQIDPSQQGKGLGRMILADILEEASETGKTASLSVLKTNKAQHLYSSLGFKIVNEDEHSYFMKFSPF
- the panD gene encoding aspartate 1-decarboxylase, with amino-acid sequence MLIEVFKSKIHRVRVTASDLNYIGSITIDEDLIEAAGLVVGERVYIVNVNNGERFDTYVIKGKRKSGEVCLNGPAARKVQKDDIIIIIAYAQMTPEEAKDFQPKIVFPDEKTNLLT
- a CDS encoding TerD family protein, whose amino-acid sequence is MAINLQKGQTIDLRKNDRGESVYDLSKVTIGLGWDVRKQGGFFGKIFNKEAEYDLDAVAFLLDGNGKVANLGRTVQTNDGRQMGLYQGDVIFFNSMQHPSGNVWLTGDNRTGAGDGDDEQIIVKLDQLDQSYQKIVFLVTIYQGRTNNQHFGMIENAFIRAVDATGKEITKYSLSGDSSMNGMCAMVFAEAYRHNGDWKFRAVGEPYNTDNFIDILRQQYSYSN
- a CDS encoding helix-hairpin-helix domain-containing protein; its protein translation is MKNTIKVVSVLNAAKSYEYVDEKPIQGGVKDVYFSPDRDYVIAFYRKPLDEGQKDRIMRIVSTYLQNIENGNSPEYFLNEIFRWPYDIVEKGRLTGIIVPVYHHKFYFAKGYVGSDNIQGEDKVGKWFTAPMFRNLQYPLRLDQSELGDWLSYFQIAINISRGVKKLHQMGLAHSDLSYNNILVDPVTKSACIIDIDGLVVPKLFPPEVIGTADFIAPEVLKTQHLGLQDPGRHLPNQKTDLHALAVLIYMYLLRRHPLRGGKIWDLDSEKDELISMGEKALFIEHPNDPSNNVRADHLRKWDAFWGNPQQIPYTITGPYIAELFRKAFIEGLHDPIRRPTANEWETALLKTVDLIQPCQNSDCTEKWYVFDNTSNPKCPFCGTPHKGTLPVLDLYFRFEDEIWKPENHRLMVYHNQYLFKWHVSRKVIRNENLTMQDKIPVGYFTFHQGKWVLINQSLSGMKDITEQKEIPQGSMVELTDGKKILLSAEDGGRLIYVTMANQ
- the tyrS gene encoding tyrosine--tRNA ligase; this translates as MINTLQENVSIILPENGLEEKLKQAKEENRKLSIKLGFDPTAPDLHLGHAVVLKKLKQFQDLGHQVIIVVGSFTARIGDPTGKNKARKPLSTEDVQHNALTYINQLSKIIDVEKTKIVFNSDWLDPLNLSEVIQLLSKVTVAQLMHRNDFNKRFTENTPIAMHELVYPILQGFDSIKIECDIEMGGTDQLFNCTMGRQLQEVHQMPAQIVMCMPLLKGLDGKEKMSKSLNNIIGLTDEPNEMFGKTMSIPDALIDEFIDLTTDFSMEEKESLKSKIENGENPMNIKKLVAKNIIRQYHNEEAAENAELFFNNQFQNKNFEEKNFDPVSISTLNHVQHKTTILELCHQLIKDLSKSAVRRLIESGGVQINSVKIINPDEEIVLTKEVKIKIGRRSFFELV
- a CDS encoding TerD family protein; this translates as MAINLQKGQKIEIGLTKMTIGLGWDPNEGTGYDFDLDASAIMIDSDRKLVSEEYFVFYNNLNSPDGALTHTGDDPSGKNSDGDDDEAIIIDLDKVDSRVEEILFVVTIEDFERRKQNFGQVRNSYIRVVDNSTHQEIAKYELDEDFSIETGVEFGRLYKRNGSWKFEASGIGYRADLGFFLEKYYKGQIIK
- a CDS encoding PP2C family serine/threonine-protein phosphatase, whose translation is MKIPSFYFGIGKKPMEKGEIYKEKEEFKEVHWVLQHAHSGKFYEFSFGMSDFPNIRIKTINNLEETGLKFENNSISGIPMTHNLYHLDIEFFHIEDKENTEIKRVQLLVNVDPKDLWKSIPSDRNSDFYKEDEVSFQGTFSDKKIVVASKRGRSHAHEGKFREDDFAVTELASEWNVVSVSDGAGSSVMAREGSRLATVSINQFLSDPDVLSEIENNINIIYTSGNLQKELDEAKENVIRLLYKGVLYVHNTLEKTAAKNNLSINDLHATLIFALVKKFSFGYVILSFGVGDCPINLINTDFSEVELLNTMDVGEFSGGTRFMTMKEIFSDHIISRFRITCVEDFSYLVLMTDGIYDPKFLTENKLEDTECWKTFFNDLNGGNDDLAQVDFINDAKVAQQLLHWTDFWSRGNHDDRTLAIIY
- a CDS encoding lysylphosphatidylglycerol synthase transmembrane domain-containing protein; this encodes MEKTSKNPLKSILTIVISLAFAGFFLWLALRGLDFKVIQQSLAKANYLWVLFASVFGLLGYWFRAVRWNLLLEPMGYRISNSNSLWTTSFGYLMNLTIPRSGELARATALYGVEKVPVDKSFGTIILERVVDLVCLFCFLLLTIIFKFNAILSFYHFVMDKKKEKDVFVPNFFERQMMKLGISDFDSFYLCIKIAVGVLILLGLGLLYKYKKDQLINFGKGILQGLTSIFKLKQKKKFILYTLGLWVSYYFAAYFVCFALPETSGFTLADGFFIIVVGTMGMIIPASGGIGAYNLAMKYGFMALFISMGKSADFGGEIGLIYSFISLPLQIVIVLVMGLISIPMLAKARNEAASEKVFK
- a CDS encoding TerY-C metal binding domain-containing protein, whose translation is MRRLPIYFLIDVSESMVGDPIEQVQEGISNIVRELKKDPYSLETVYISVVGFAGEAEVITPLQDIISFYPPKIPIGSGTSLSQGLIKIMDCIDQDIVKTTYDRKGDWKPIVFLFTDGIPTDDSTKAIERWNTKYNGKANTIAVSIGENTNYRLLGSLADNVLLFNNTDENSYKEFFKWVTDSIKTTSQSVTEAKKEGINLSKIDSVILEKIDPQMEQRFPDNNFVVLNGKCSETDKLYLMKFKKTFGESSIPGMSTRYYKLEGAYKIDEKSYYRLSSAQRSHLKISIEELQGGTSCPQCANPIALATCSCGGIHCLQGEGYNKCPWCGTSDYYGYSGGGFDINRTLG
- a CDS encoding vWA domain-containing protein, which codes for MNRRLLAYFLLDTSGSMNGEPIQALNNGFNGLISMLRTDPQAMESLHLSVITFDREVKNIIPLTALANFYPMEITCPDSGPTHTGAALEMVAELVQKDVVKGSADEKGDWQPLLFIFTDGKPSDIQKYRQMIPVLRGLEFGGIVGCAAGPKADEQFLKELTDHVVKLDTTDAITLSSFFRWVSSSITQGGHSQNTADHVTLPPPPSELTIII